One genomic segment of Natrononativus amylolyticus includes these proteins:
- a CDS encoding glycosyltransferase, translating to MLPTVDRDRGNEPDVSFVVPAADEEAYLRGTLASIVALDTAYEYELIVVDGDSSDATPAIAREYDAMVCSQREGGIGAGRHLGAEAARGEWLAFVDADTVLRAAYLTRMLGYVEAEGLAGASSYCRMTGPLRAKVMEATINCVFPRLDRPILPGFNCFVHRAAYEAVGGFPDVPNEDTAFSRELARHAPTGYCPAVLVENSGRRIAESGLTGTAWHYATLDVGRIRSGY from the coding sequence ATGTTACCGACCGTCGACCGCGACCGCGGGAACGAACCGGACGTGAGCTTCGTCGTGCCGGCGGCCGACGAGGAGGCCTACCTCAGGGGGACCCTCGCCAGCATCGTCGCCCTCGATACGGCCTACGAGTACGAGCTGATCGTCGTCGACGGCGACTCGAGCGACGCCACGCCCGCGATCGCCCGCGAGTACGACGCGATGGTGTGCAGCCAGCGCGAGGGCGGAATCGGCGCCGGCCGTCACCTCGGCGCCGAGGCGGCCCGCGGCGAGTGGCTCGCCTTCGTCGACGCCGACACCGTCCTGCGGGCGGCGTACCTGACGCGGATGCTCGGCTACGTCGAGGCCGAGGGGCTGGCCGGGGCCTCCTCGTACTGCCGGATGACCGGTCCCCTCCGGGCGAAGGTGATGGAGGCGACGATCAACTGCGTCTTTCCGCGCCTCGACCGGCCGATCCTGCCGGGGTTCAACTGCTTCGTCCACCGGGCCGCCTACGAGGCGGTCGGGGGCTTTCCGGACGTCCCCAACGAGGACACGGCGTTCAGCCGCGAACTCGCCCGCCACGCGCCGACGGGCTACTGTCCCGCCGTCCTCGTCGAGAACTCGGGGCGCCGGATCGCCGAGAGCGGTCTCACCGGCACCGCCTGGCACTACGCGACCCTCGACGTCGGCCGCATCCGATCGGGGTACTGA
- a CDS encoding aldo/keto reductase: protein MGIDDSGVVATALEVGYRHLDTAQIYGNEAVVGEGIDRADVPCEEVVVATKVWADSLAPADVRRTTEESLERLGLDRVDLLYVHRPIETYEPTETLPAFDDLVAGGLAGHVGLSNFSSADLETARGVLEAPVAAHQVEFHPLFRPVDLLADARERGYPLVAYSPLAGGRAGEIDELVAVAERHDTTPEAVSLAWLLTKERVVPIPKASSRAHLEANLAAVDLADELEPAEIERIDAIDRTEELFPE from the coding sequence ATGGGGATCGACGACTCCGGCGTGGTCGCGACCGCCCTCGAGGTCGGCTACCGCCACCTCGACACGGCACAGATCTACGGGAACGAGGCCGTCGTCGGCGAGGGGATCGACCGCGCCGACGTCCCCTGCGAGGAGGTCGTCGTCGCGACGAAGGTGTGGGCCGACAGCCTCGCGCCCGCCGACGTTCGCCGGACGACCGAGGAGAGCCTCGAGCGGCTGGGACTCGATCGGGTCGACCTGCTGTACGTCCACCGGCCGATCGAGACCTACGAACCCACGGAGACGCTGCCCGCGTTCGACGATCTCGTCGCCGGCGGGCTGGCCGGCCACGTCGGTCTGAGCAACTTTTCGAGCGCGGACCTCGAGACCGCCCGCGGGGTCCTCGAGGCGCCGGTCGCCGCCCACCAGGTCGAGTTCCACCCGCTGTTTCGGCCCGTCGACCTCCTCGCGGACGCCCGCGAGCGCGGCTACCCGCTCGTCGCTTACTCGCCGCTCGCCGGCGGGCGGGCCGGCGAGATCGACGAACTCGTCGCCGTCGCAGAGAGACACGACACGACCCCCGAGGCGGTGAGCCTCGCCTGGCTCCTGACGAAAGAGCGCGTGGTCCCGATCCCGAAGGCGAGCAGCCGGGCCCACCTCGAGGCCAACCTCGCAGCCGTCGACCTCGCGGACGAACTCGAGCCCGCCGAGATCGAGCGGATCGACGCGATCGACCGCACCGAGGAGCTGTTCCCCGAGTAG
- a CDS encoding pyridoxamine 5'-phosphate oxidase family protein, translating into MSQVPPEAERLLESDPLMAHLATCVDRRPHVAPVWYRYEDGVVELTTGGRKLENLRENPRVALSIQKDEGGDARWMVSLLGTARVVADGAESEAALARINEKYGASQDAYAENALVRVDVGSATYRTY; encoded by the coding sequence ATGAGCCAGGTCCCGCCGGAAGCCGAGCGACTGCTCGAGAGCGATCCCCTGATGGCCCACCTCGCGACCTGCGTCGATCGCCGCCCGCACGTCGCGCCGGTGTGGTACCGCTACGAGGACGGCGTCGTCGAACTGACGACCGGCGGCCGAAAGCTCGAGAACCTCCGCGAGAACCCGCGGGTGGCGCTCTCGATCCAGAAGGACGAGGGCGGCGACGCCCGCTGGATGGTGTCGCTGCTCGGCACCGCGCGGGTCGTCGCGGACGGGGCGGAATCTGAGGCGGCGCTCGCCCGGATCAACGAGAAGTACGGCGCGAGCCAGGACGCCTACGCCGAGAACGCGCTGGTCCGCGTCGACGTGGGGTCGGCGACGTACCGGACCTACTGA
- a CDS encoding deoxyhypusine synthase — translation MTEDSEHEHDHHHEPGREIFSHDPIGHAEARAGMTVGELAAEYGKAGVGATSLHEAVDVAEAMFADDVTVFFGLAGAMVPSGMRRIVSDLLRDGYIDALVTTGANLTHDSIEAIGGKHHHGCVHSEGKTEREHDETLRDEGVDRIYNVYLPQEHFAEFESHLRTEVFPVLESEADESGPVSIERLTRELGRANAEVNERDEIEEDAGIAAAAYEHDVPIYCPAVQDSVLGLQAWMYSQTGPFSLDALADMTPLTDLAFEAEQSGAFVVGGGVPKNFTLQTMLVTPGAYDYAVQLTMDSPQTGGLSGATLEEARSWGKLEKGAENVSVYADATITLPLVIAAARERLEG, via the coding sequence ATGACCGAGGACTCAGAGCACGAGCACGACCACCATCACGAACCCGGCCGGGAGATATTTTCTCACGACCCGATCGGCCACGCCGAGGCCCGCGCGGGGATGACCGTCGGCGAACTCGCCGCGGAGTACGGGAAAGCCGGCGTCGGCGCGACCTCCCTCCACGAGGCCGTCGACGTGGCCGAGGCGATGTTCGCCGACGACGTCACCGTCTTCTTCGGACTCGCCGGGGCGATGGTCCCGTCCGGAATGCGCCGGATCGTCTCCGACCTGCTCCGCGACGGGTACATCGACGCGCTCGTGACCACGGGGGCGAACCTCACGCACGACTCGATCGAGGCCATCGGCGGGAAACACCACCACGGGTGCGTTCACTCCGAGGGGAAGACCGAACGCGAGCACGACGAGACGCTGCGCGACGAGGGCGTCGACCGCATCTACAACGTCTACCTCCCCCAGGAGCACTTCGCGGAGTTCGAGTCCCATCTCCGAACGGAAGTGTTCCCGGTGCTCGAGTCGGAAGCCGACGAGAGCGGTCCCGTCTCCATCGAGCGGCTCACCCGCGAACTCGGCCGTGCGAACGCCGAGGTAAACGAGCGCGACGAAATCGAGGAAGACGCCGGGATCGCCGCGGCGGCGTACGAGCACGACGTGCCGATCTACTGCCCGGCGGTTCAGGACTCGGTGCTGGGACTGCAGGCCTGGATGTACTCCCAGACCGGGCCGTTCTCGCTCGACGCGCTCGCGGACATGACGCCGCTGACGGATCTCGCGTTCGAGGCCGAACAGTCGGGAGCGTTCGTCGTCGGCGGCGGCGTGCCCAAGAACTTCACCCTCCAGACGATGCTCGTCACCCCCGGTGCGTACGACTACGCCGTCCAGCTCACGATGGACTCGCCCCAGACCGGCGGCCTCTCGGGGGCGACCCTCGAGGAGGCCCGCTCGTGGGGCAAGCTCGAGAAAGGTGCAGAGAACGTCTCGGTGTACGCCGACGCGACGATCACCCTGCCGCTGGTGATCGCGGCGGCCCGCGAGCGACTCGAGGGCTGA
- a CDS encoding Nif3-like dinuclear metal center hexameric protein, translating to MQLTEFVDRLDETLETDAYADLDASANGLQVGPEEGTVECVAFAVDGVAQTFEEAAAAGADVLVTHHGLSWGGFDRVTGRTYDRLEPLFENDLALYVSHLPLDGHQEFGNAAGVADLLELEDRSPFGELGPEFVGQRGVATDPYSIGGLRDRLEGELDTGGRPVRTLEFGPDEIEELAIVTGSGTDWLAEAEAVGADALVTGEGKQQAYHEAREAGIHVVLAGHYATETFGVRAVRGIVEEWGLETTYLDVPTGL from the coding sequence ATGCAACTCACCGAGTTCGTCGACCGGCTCGACGAGACGCTCGAGACCGACGCCTACGCCGACCTCGACGCGAGCGCGAACGGCCTGCAGGTCGGCCCCGAGGAGGGAACCGTCGAGTGCGTCGCGTTCGCCGTTGACGGCGTCGCACAGACGTTCGAGGAGGCCGCCGCCGCAGGAGCCGACGTCCTCGTCACCCACCACGGCCTCTCCTGGGGCGGGTTCGACCGCGTGACGGGGCGAACGTACGATCGCCTCGAGCCCCTGTTCGAGAACGACCTCGCGCTGTACGTCTCTCACCTCCCTCTTGACGGCCACCAGGAGTTCGGCAACGCGGCGGGCGTCGCCGACCTGCTGGAACTCGAGGACCGTTCGCCCTTCGGGGAACTCGGCCCGGAGTTCGTCGGCCAGCGAGGCGTCGCGACCGATCCGTACTCGATCGGGGGGCTTCGAGACCGCCTCGAGGGGGAACTCGACACCGGGGGACGGCCGGTTCGGACGCTCGAGTTCGGTCCCGACGAGATCGAGGAGCTCGCGATCGTCACCGGAAGCGGTACCGACTGGCTCGCGGAGGCCGAGGCGGTCGGCGCGGACGCACTGGTTACGGGCGAGGGGAAACAGCAGGCCTACCACGAGGCCAGAGAGGCGGGTATCCACGTCGTCCTGGCCGGCCACTACGCGACGGAGACGTTCGGCGTCCGGGCGGTACGGGGCATCGTCGAGGAGTGGGGCCTCGAGACGACGTACCTCGACGTACCGACGGGACTGTAG
- the thiE gene encoding thiamine phosphate synthase, which yields MNRPGWRTYLVTQASRSEGRSTPEVVRAAIAGGVDAVQLREKGTAARSRYELGCELRELTAAAGVDLLVNDRADLARAIGADGVHLGQSDLPVAAARELLEPDAIVGCSASTVPEARKAEADGASYLGVGAVYGTSSKSVAAKKDGVGTDRIAAIADAVSIPVIGIGGITVENAAPVVEAGAAGVAVISELTAADDPKAATAALQEAVSGR from the coding sequence ATGAATCGTCCCGGCTGGCGAACATACCTCGTCACGCAGGCGTCGCGCTCCGAGGGGCGGTCGACGCCGGAGGTCGTCCGGGCGGCGATCGCAGGCGGGGTCGACGCGGTCCAGCTGCGAGAGAAGGGAACGGCCGCTCGATCGCGCTACGAACTCGGCTGCGAGCTGCGAGAGCTCACCGCCGCGGCCGGCGTCGACCTGCTCGTCAACGACCGCGCGGATCTCGCCCGGGCGATCGGCGCCGACGGCGTCCACCTGGGCCAGTCCGATCTCCCGGTCGCCGCCGCTCGAGAGCTGCTCGAGCCCGATGCGATCGTCGGCTGTTCGGCCTCGACGGTTCCCGAGGCCCGCAAAGCGGAAGCCGACGGCGCGAGCTACCTCGGCGTTGGTGCGGTGTACGGTACGTCCTCGAAGTCCGTCGCCGCGAAGAAGGACGGAGTCGGTACCGATCGGATCGCCGCGATCGCCGACGCTGTCTCGATTCCCGTGATCGGCATCGGCGGGATCACCGTCGAGAACGCCGCTCCGGTGGTCGAGGCGGGTGCCGCGGGTGTGGCGGTCATCAGCGAACTCACCGCCGCGGACGACCCGAAAGCGGCGACCGCGGCGCTCCAAGAGGCGGTTTCCGGCCGCTAA